A genomic window from Methylorubrum extorquens includes:
- a CDS encoding DUF262 domain-containing protein, with amino-acid sequence MTDRLFDGTSVQGLNLITFLDWARSSNDVLRANPGGGAADEGPHESLQRFGLLALPPVQRSAVWRPKQVVDLWDSLLRGLPIGSFFLMARGADGVAHGRDFGSDGRIASIARAGFDLFDGQQRTRAMLLGVCGPDLDHRCLWVDLAQGAKHRLHLTSASQPFGYDPSSGQKLSRSDRAKARAEFDGVAALTVARGGAGETRAAYDHEIFDILLAEPDGQRDLPRPYKASGCTYRLDELLAAWRAAHVSTGAGADGLAQLIAARALGEDTRPVLAELATAFARVADGEVALMQIDPRRFAGGGEAAHESLLMLFDRIGAGGTPLTNDERLFSILKHYDPRVHNAVLEIHTAVGRVMAPTKIVVTALRIANALSSAGATGLPDVAGFARTMSERAPQTAPFRDALSQLIPTDGEAARSADSALLTRAFRVACTLLEYAPASDAAAAGSNPNGLPRAALVELPTELWQVVLFWVVRGLRAGWTVADLGAARAELLRFALFWRLCVYNDGRAAAWSLKVLQEHQQICAFPGRNLYRLCVGDVNGERCANRLLPTDVMTRFLVADPPVPAWRSAQERFARDEAPVGYEALASAWWWSARKLLPWLQRDYVASAFPHYDPLSDRDDDLPYDLDHLCPQADWGAHWAGLSGRIEASAGIARAMWGWRSLLGNGIGNLRIVDASVNRGDGDTPLPAKVPGLSASQLTAEAAAAMAAMALDPAEYALWLAASTPDDRWDEARLAAFQSAVERRSAELYRRYFEDLEFATWLQEDEVEQNAACEHEA; translated from the coding sequence ATGACTGATCGCTTGTTCGACGGGACCTCCGTACAAGGCCTGAACCTCATCACATTTCTCGATTGGGCGCGCAGCTCAAACGACGTCCTGCGCGCTAATCCCGGCGGCGGTGCGGCGGATGAAGGACCCCACGAGTCCCTTCAACGCTTCGGCCTCCTCGCCCTGCCGCCGGTCCAGCGCAGCGCGGTCTGGCGCCCCAAACAGGTGGTCGACCTCTGGGATTCGCTGTTGCGCGGCTTGCCGATCGGCAGCTTCTTCCTGATGGCCCGCGGCGCGGACGGCGTCGCGCACGGCCGGGACTTCGGCAGCGACGGCCGGATCGCGTCGATCGCGCGGGCGGGCTTCGACCTGTTCGACGGGCAGCAGCGGACGCGGGCCATGCTGCTCGGCGTCTGCGGCCCCGACCTCGACCACCGCTGCCTCTGGGTGGACCTGGCGCAGGGGGCCAAGCACAGGCTCCATCTGACCTCGGCGAGCCAGCCGTTCGGGTACGATCCGTCGTCCGGGCAGAAGCTCTCGCGTTCGGATCGGGCGAAGGCGAGAGCCGAGTTCGATGGAGTCGCCGCTCTCACGGTCGCGCGCGGCGGGGCCGGCGAGACCCGCGCCGCCTACGATCACGAGATCTTCGATATCCTCCTCGCCGAACCGGACGGCCAGCGGGATCTCCCCCGGCCCTACAAGGCATCCGGCTGCACCTATCGCCTCGATGAGCTGCTCGCCGCCTGGCGCGCCGCCCACGTCTCGACCGGCGCGGGCGCGGACGGGCTCGCGCAGCTCATCGCGGCGCGGGCACTGGGCGAGGACACCCGGCCGGTGCTGGCCGAACTCGCCACCGCGTTCGCGCGCGTCGCGGACGGTGAAGTCGCGCTGATGCAGATCGATCCGCGCCGCTTCGCCGGCGGCGGGGAGGCCGCCCACGAGAGCCTGCTGATGCTCTTCGATCGGATCGGAGCCGGCGGGACGCCGCTGACGAACGACGAGCGGCTGTTCTCCATCCTCAAGCACTACGATCCGCGCGTGCACAACGCGGTGCTCGAGATCCACACGGCGGTCGGACGGGTCATGGCCCCGACGAAGATCGTCGTCACGGCCCTGCGCATCGCGAACGCGCTGAGTTCCGCTGGCGCGACCGGCCTGCCGGACGTCGCCGGGTTCGCCCGCACGATGAGCGAACGGGCTCCACAGACGGCGCCGTTTCGGGATGCGCTGTCGCAGCTGATCCCGACGGACGGCGAGGCGGCGCGGTCGGCCGACTCGGCGCTTCTGACCCGGGCGTTCCGCGTGGCGTGCACGCTGCTCGAATACGCGCCTGCCTCCGACGCGGCCGCCGCCGGATCGAATCCGAACGGCCTGCCGCGGGCCGCCCTCGTCGAATTGCCGACGGAGCTGTGGCAGGTCGTCCTGTTCTGGGTGGTGCGCGGGCTGCGCGCCGGGTGGACCGTCGCGGATCTCGGCGCGGCGCGCGCGGAGTTGCTCCGCTTCGCACTGTTCTGGCGCCTGTGCGTCTACAACGACGGGCGAGCAGCCGCTTGGTCGCTCAAGGTGCTGCAGGAGCACCAGCAGATCTGCGCGTTTCCCGGCCGGAATCTCTACCGGCTGTGCGTCGGCGACGTCAACGGGGAGCGCTGCGCGAACCGCCTGCTCCCCACTGACGTGATGACACGCTTTCTCGTCGCGGACCCGCCGGTACCGGCCTGGCGCTCGGCGCAGGAGCGCTTCGCACGCGATGAGGCGCCCGTCGGCTACGAGGCGCTCGCCTCAGCCTGGTGGTGGTCCGCACGTAAGCTGCTGCCGTGGCTGCAACGCGACTACGTGGCGTCCGCGTTCCCGCACTACGATCCGCTCTCGGACAGAGACGACGATCTCCCCTACGATCTCGACCACCTGTGCCCTCAGGCCGATTGGGGCGCGCACTGGGCCGGGCTGAGCGGCCGGATTGAGGCCTCGGCGGGCATCGCGAGGGCGATGTGGGGATGGCGCAGCCTCCTCGGCAACGGCATCGGCAACCTGCGGATCGTCGACGCCTCGGTGAACCGGGGCGATGGCGACACCCCGCTGCCCGCCAAGGTGCCGGGCCTCTCCGCCTCCCAACTCACGGCGGAGGCTGCGGCCGCCATGGCGGCGATGGCGCTGGATCCGGCTGAGTACGCGCTGTGGCTCGCCGCGTCGACGCCCGATGACCGATGGGACGAGGCACGTCTCGCCGCGTTCCAAAGCGCCGTCGAGCGGCGGTCCGCTGAGCTGTATCGCCGGTACTTCGAGGATCTCGAGTTCGCCACCTGGCTGCAAGAGGACGAAGTAGAGCAAAACGCCGCTTGCGAACACGAAGCCTGA